In a genomic window of bacterium:
- a CDS encoding MBL fold metallo-hydrolase — protein sequence MLLTVLGANGTYPTAGRPASGYLVSDGETNLWMDAGPGTYLALCRELDPMEIDAVFLSHRHPDHCSDIFAMYHSIAYGPGRRGRIRVVCPDGLPEALAAFLQHPAALDSAFEFVTAGDGDSVRLGSMDVSMVRTNHPPPTLAPRVSAGDRSVTYTADTGPSDAVASHAAGSEMLLAEATMTGRRGPDSYPHHMTGAEAGAMAAAAGVGCLVLTHIPAHEDPDRILSEAESEFDGRVALAVPGARMTV from the coding sequence ATGCTATTGACGGTGCTGGGCGCCAACGGCACCTATCCGACCGCCGGGCGTCCCGCCTCCGGTTACCTGGTTTCGGACGGCGAGACGAATCTCTGGATGGACGCAGGGCCGGGCACCTACCTGGCCCTGTGCAGGGAGCTGGACCCGATGGAGATCGACGCCGTGTTCCTATCCCATCGTCATCCTGACCACTGTTCCGACATCTTCGCCATGTACCACTCGATCGCCTACGGTCCGGGCCGGCGAGGCCGGATCCGGGTGGTCTGCCCGGATGGCCTGCCGGAAGCGCTGGCCGCGTTCCTGCAGCACCCGGCCGCGTTGGACAGCGCCTTCGAGTTCGTCACCGCGGGCGACGGCGACTCGGTCCGGTTGGGATCGATGGACGTCTCGATGGTGCGGACCAACCATCCTCCGCCCACCCTGGCCCCGCGCGTTTCGGCGGGAGACCGTTCCGTCACCTACACCGCCGACACCGGCCCGAGCGACGCAGTCGCCTCGCACGCGGCGGGATCCGAGATGTTGCTGGCCGAGGCCACCATGACCGGCCGGAGGGGCCCCGACTCCTACCCCCATCACATGACCGGCGCCGAAGCCGGGGCCATGGCCGCGGCAGCCGGAGTGGGGTGTCTCGTGCTCACACACATCCCCGCCCATGAGGACCCCGACCGGATCCTGTCGGAAGCGGAGTCCGAGTTCGATGGCCGGGTGGCGCTGGCCGTGCCCGGCGCTCGCATGACGGTGTGA
- the rph gene encoding ribonuclease PH produces the protein MTGSRGRPADELRPIRITRGYTEMTPGSVLIEMGRTVVLATASIADKVPPWMRNTNRGWVKAEYAMLPGSGNQRISRGSYTSGRPKEISRLIGRSLRAVVALGKMADTMVVVDCDVIQADGGTRTAAVNAGWIALHDALEWAVSEGRLAANPLLDRVAAISVGLVGGVALLDLEYEDDVAASVDLNVVMTGRGLLVEVQGTAEQLPFSRAELDELLDLAAAGISRIADLQAELVAG, from the coding sequence ATGACCGGCTCGAGAGGGAGACCGGCCGACGAGTTGCGGCCGATCAGGATCACCCGGGGCTACACGGAGATGACCCCCGGCTCGGTGTTGATCGAGATGGGTCGGACGGTGGTGCTGGCCACCGCTTCGATCGCGGACAAGGTGCCGCCCTGGATGCGGAATACCAACCGGGGATGGGTGAAGGCCGAGTACGCCATGCTCCCGGGATCCGGTAACCAGCGCATCTCGCGGGGTTCCTATACATCAGGGCGGCCCAAGGAGATCTCCCGCCTCATCGGTCGTTCCCTTCGCGCGGTGGTGGCCCTGGGGAAGATGGCCGACACCATGGTCGTGGTGGACTGCGATGTGATCCAGGCCGACGGGGGAACGCGCACGGCGGCGGTCAACGCCGGATGGATCGCCCTTCACGACGCCTTGGAATGGGCTGTATCCGAGGGGCGCCTGGCAGCCAACCCGCTGCTCGATCGGGTGGCCGCCATCTCGGTGGGGTTGGTGGGAGGCGTGGCGTTGCTCGACCTGGAATACGAGGACGACGTGGCGGCCTCGGTGGACCTCAACGTGGTCATGACCGGGCGTGGCCTGCTGGTGGAGGTCCAGGGCACCGCAGAACAACTCCCGTTCAGCCGGGCCGAGCTGGATGAGCTCCTGGACCTGGCCGCGGCGGGGATCTCCCGGATCGCAGACCTCCAGGCGGAGTTGGTGGCCGGGTGA
- the rdgB gene encoding RdgB/HAM1 family non-canonical purine NTP pyrophosphatase, translating into MSHPVIDRAVVASKNPDKITELEALLTRRGLVGEVVRGLEWPDVVEDAPTLEGNALLKARQVARSTGLPSIADDTGLEVDALGGAPGVHTARYSGPDATYRSNVDALLAALRGVEDRTARFRTVVVAILADGAEVVAEGELVGEIALQRRGSAGFGYDPVFDVGGRTLAEMDQQEKDQISHRARAIQALTDALAAGERLVVSQTHR; encoded by the coding sequence GTGAGCCATCCGGTCATAGACCGCGCCGTGGTGGCGTCCAAGAACCCGGACAAGATCACCGAACTGGAGGCGTTGCTGACCCGCCGCGGCCTGGTCGGCGAGGTGGTCCGCGGGCTGGAGTGGCCCGATGTGGTGGAGGACGCACCCACGCTGGAGGGCAACGCCCTCCTCAAGGCCCGCCAGGTGGCGCGGAGCACCGGCCTGCCCTCGATCGCTGACGACACGGGTCTCGAAGTGGACGCTCTGGGCGGAGCGCCGGGAGTCCACACGGCCCGGTATTCGGGGCCGGATGCCACCTACCGATCGAACGTGGACGCACTCCTGGCAGCCCTGCGGGGCGTGGAGGATCGGACCGCCCGCTTCCGCACCGTGGTGGTGGCAATCCTGGCGGACGGCGCCGAAGTTGTCGCGGAGGGAGAGCTGGTCGGTGAGATCGCCCTGCAGCGGCGCGGATCCGCAGGCTTCGGATACGACCCGGTCTTCGACGTGGGCGGCCGCACCCTGGCCGAGATGGATCAGCAGGAGAAGGACCAGATCAGCCACCGGGCTCGGGCCATCCAGGCCCTCACGGATGCCCTGGCGGCCGGAGAACGCCTGGTTGTTTCACAGACACATCGCTAG